ACCCCGGCGGCAAGAATGGCGGCCACCTCATCCAGGCGCTGGTCGGCAGTCATGCTGGAGGGGTCCGGAGAATGCCGCTGGGGGAATAAACCGTTTCCAAACACACCACCTCGGCAAGGCACCGGCGTTAGGCGTTTTTCGCTGCCCTTGGGAGCATCCGGAGCCGATTCAGCCAAAGGCAGGCTCTCCTGCCGCTGGTTTGTAAGGTGTACCGAGGCCTGCAGAGGGTGCCATGCCGGGTTCCTGTCGATATCGTTCATGTCGCTCATTCCGCTGTTCAAGTGGATCCAGGCTCCTCTTTACAGTGCTCAGAACACCCAAGCAGAATTTTTTTTGATAACCGCGTCCAGGCAATATCTATAAGAAAAAATAATTGATAATTGGTATTTAACAATATAGAGCATTTGTTGCGGAAGAAGAGGCAAAGCTGGGAAACCCGTGTGACTGACAGCCTTCGGGCCATTTCGAAGACAGGGGGCTCCACGCAACACAGGTTTATACCGTTGGCCCTGGATTACTATTTGCGTTATTCGCAGTGATATTTCATCCTGTCGGGGAATTTCGGGAACAGGATCGGCAACCGGAGATCGATTTCCAGGGGCCGGGAACAGATTGTTCTCTCAGGCTATTCGGGGAGGATGCTGCGGGTCAGGGGATGATCGACGGCAATCCTTTTCAAGGTTGCCGTTGTTTTCCTCAGTGTCGCTATACTCCGAGGGGGGTAACTGTTGCCACACTCAGAGGGCCTTCCGGGTGGCACATTTTCGGGTGATTGGTGATGGACGAATCGATTCGGACCGCGGCGGCGGCCATACGAAAAGCGGATGCCCTGCTCATCACCGCTGGGGCTGGCATGGGTGTGGATTCCGGCTTGCCCGACTTTCGGGGCGATGCGGGATTCTGGAAGGCATACCCGCTTCTCGCCGAACAGAATATTTCCTTTGAGCGGATGGCCAATCCTGCCTGGTTTCGACGCAACCCCCGATTGGCCTGGGCATTTTACGGGCACCGTCTGGCCTTGTATCGCAAGACCGAGCCGCATGCCGGCTTCGCAACTCTTCTGGAAATGGTCCGACGGAAACCGTCGGGTTGGTTCGTGCTAACCTCCAACGTTGATGGCCAATTCCAGCGAGCCGGTTTTCCTGACCAGCAAATCGAAGAATGCCACGGCTCGATTCATTCTCTGCAATGCACCCGTCCTTGCGATAAGGCCATCTGGGGGGCGGACGATATCGAGATCGCGGTGGAGGAGTCCACCTTTCTGGCGAAGGAACCTCTTCCCACATGTCCGCGATGTGGAGCCATGGCCAGGCCCAATATTCTGATGTTTAACGACAGCAGTTGGCTTGCGCAACGCACCAACCAGCAGAAAGAGCGACTGTGGGAGTGGTTGAACCGTTTGCAACGGGAGGGACGCTCCCTGATGGTGATCGAAATCGGAGCCGGAACGGCGGTTGCGACCATCCGGCGACGTTCCGAAGACTATGCCGATCGTTTCCATGGAGATCTGGTCCGGATCAATCCCAGGGACTTTCATGCCTTTCAGAAGCGTTTCATTTCCCTGCCTTATGGGGCTGCGGACGGAATCTCGTCCATAGCAGCCCTTATCGGTACAAGCTGAATGGGCGTTGGTTCTGCGTGACGGGGAGATTTCGGCGGTTTGCGTTGGCGGATGACGGGCTCTTTTGCCTTGGCATGTGGGGGACAGAGCCCCCACACCCTCCGGGATTGGCTTTGTTGGGCAAAACAGGTGCTGAAAAAGAACGGGAAGACTTGTCGGTCTCACAATGATTGTCAGACAGCCCGATATTTCAAAGACGATCACCAGAGAGCCGGATCGGGAACCCTCGCTACCGCTTCAGGTCTTTGACGACACTTAGCATCTCGTCGGCAGTACTGATCGCCTTCGAGCCAATTTCATAGGATCGTTGCGTAATGATCATGTCGACCATCTCGCCCACCAGATCCACATTGGAAGCCTCCTGATAATGCTGCCTCAGGAATCCCATACCATCATTGTCCGGATTGTCTGAAATTGCCGTTCCAGAAGCGTCACTTTCTTTGAACATGTTATTCCCAACGGCAAACAATCCTTGTGGATTAGGAAATCGCGCCAATACAAAATGTCCGGCGGGCACGATTGCATTCTGTGGTGGTGCTGAAGGATCAGTATAGCTAACGGTTCCATTTTGATTGATACTTACGACTGATGCGTTGGATGGAATTGAAGTTGGCCCTACAACAGGGTACCCGTCAGCAGTTACGATCTGACCAGTCTTGTCCAGATGAAATGTTCCATCCCGCGTATAACCAGTTTGGCCATCGGGCAGCTGAATTTTGAAAAAGCCCTGACCGCTGATCATAACAGTTACATCTTTAGGATCGGTCGACGCTTGGATCGGACTTCCCTGTGCAAAATCGTGGGCAACCGATGAAAGCATTACACCATGACCAATTTGAATTCCCACAGGGGATACTGTCCCATCAGCGTTTTGAACGCCAGGCGCACGAACGATAGCGCTAAAGATATCCTTGAACTCGGCTCGCGAGGCTTTAAACCCCGTTGTAGCAGAGTTGGATAAATTATTGCTGATGACATCCATTTTCTTTGTCGTAGCCTGCATCCCCGAAGCGGCACTGAACATTCCGCGTATCATTGCTTTCTCCTTTTGAAAACGCTCGTAAGGTTGCCTTGTGGCATCTGTTTGTCTTCTTCACTTCAAACTTTTTCGAACTTGGCAGACCCGTATTAAGGAATACTTAGTCAGATGGGCACGCCAAACCAACGCATCGATTCAAATCCGCCTATTTTCGCCCAACAGCCAAGAGTTCCATTACCAACTGTGGTTGCTGATTGGCCTGGGCCAGAATGGCTGTGGCGGCTTGCTGAATAATGGTGTTTCGGGTCAACAGCATGGTTTCCTGGGCTATATCCGCATCGCTATTCTGGGAACGCGATCGACTCATATTCTCGGTCATCACTCCCAGATTTTGGGCCGAGGATTCCAAGCGGTTCAACACGCCGCCCAGTTGAGCCTGAGCGAGGGTTACCTTTTCCAAGGCCTGATCCAGCATGGTGATGGCCCAAACCGATGATTGCTGGCCGGGAATCTCCCGATTGACTGGAGCTCCATCCACTCCCGGAATTTCATCGGCGATTTTGCGGTAATTGCCCACTCCCTGGGTAAACACGTAAGCCCCCGTGGATGGATTGAGGAACCAATCCTCGTATCCCAGGCTTGGATTGCCATTGACGTCCACCGGAGGAAGAGGTTTCCCGGGATAGTTGGCAGGCGTTGCCGCGATCAATTGATACTGGGCAGGAGTTCCAGGAACTCCTGCCCCTCCCGGGTCATTTGGCGCACGGGTGGGATCCAGGTAGGTGCTGAAGGGAAGGTTGAGCAATGGATCAGGTGCCCAGGGAATGTCCGGATGGCGATTGACGGAGTAGGCCTGCATGGCGCTGCTCATGGCAATCAAAGCGGATGAGCGCACATCGGGAATCCGCACTCCCACCGTTTCCCCTTCATCGTCCCCCACCTGAACGTTAAACCCGGGAACCTCCGCAATCCCCGGCACGCCAGCCGTTGCCTCGGTAGCTTGCCGTGCCGGAACGGGATCCTGCCCGGGCACCACGATTTCGTAGAGTCCATTGAGCGGGCCATCGTTGCTGAAGGCGTCAGCAAGATCCTGCGGAAAGTCCCCGGCTGCCCTCTCCACATAGCGGTTGCCCACCACTTCGAAGGAGTTCAGTACTGAACCCGTTGGGTTATAATTTCCCAACATATTTCCCTGGGCATCAAACCCAACGTAGCGCAGCTCACCTTTCACCCCCGGAATGGCTGGCTGGGCGGCTTGTGCCGCCTGTGGAGGAATGGCAGGAACAGCATCCTGCCCAGCATAGCGCCCATCCAACAGTACCATGCCGTTGAACTGGGTGTCGGTTGCGATACGGTCCAATTCAGCCAAGAGTTGCGTGACTTCCAGCTGCATTTTTTGCCGGTCCTGCTGTGTCGGAACCGAGTTTGCGGAATAAACGGCCAACTCCCGCAGGCGTTGAAGTACACTGACCGACTCCTCCATCGCACCCGAAGCCACCTGCACCATGGAAATCCCGTCATTGGCGTTCAAAGTGGCCCGTTGCAGGCCGCGAATCTGCGCACTTTGATGGCTGACGACAGCCAACCCGGAAGGATCGTCTCGCCCCTCCGTGATGCGTTTCCCCGAGGCAAGATGTAACAGGGTGCGTTGGACCGTAACCGTTGCCTTGTCGAGGTAACGGCGGCTGTTGATCGCGGCCAAATTTGTTTGAACCGTCAAAGCCATGAGCACACTCCCTTGGAAATGACCAGCTTTTTTGCCGGGCGGTCACCCCGCCGTCACATCCGGCGAACCCCTCACACTAAGGAGTTCTTAGCGTTCAGGTGTGCCAACGCTCTCCCCAGGTCTTCACCCGAGAACGCCCTGACAATCACGAAGCAAGAGGGGTGCCAAAACTAAGCATTCCTTAGTATGCAGCCGCAGCCACTTCTAAGAAGATCTTAGCTCAGATCCTCCAGATTTGGGCACGTCGTGACATGGCAATATCTTCCCCCATCGGCAAACGGCTGCGGCAAGCAAGAACTCGGATGGGGCTTTCCCAGAAAGAGCTGGGGATCCGGGCGGGATTTGACGAATTCAGCGCCAGCCCACGGATGAACCAATACGAGAGGGGCAAACACGCCCCCGACTTTGAAACAGCCGCCAAACTGGCTGCGGTTCTTGGAGTGCCCACCCCGTTCTTCTATGCGGAAGACGATGGCATGGCAGAGTTGATTCTGAGACTCGGCCAACTGTCTCCGAACCACAGGAATCTGCTGATTGACCAGTTGAAAGGCCAGCTGGATCCGTGAATCAAACCGAACCAGGTCAGCGGCTTCTTCCAACTTCCAAGGCTACCCCAATTCCTTCCAGCTGATCTTGCCCCCCAGCATGGCCTGAAGCAGCGTACCGGCCATTCGTACCGGGTTGGGGTGCCGCCCAAAGACGGCGATCCGTTCGGCCATGGCCTTGATGCGATCAAAAGACAGCCCGACATAATCGATCAGATCCAGGGATAGGCCGTGAGCAGAGTCTGCCAATGGATTTACCCCTCCCCTTTCAGAAACGTTTCATTTCCTTGCCTTATGGAGCTGCGGACGAAATCTGGCTCTTCCGGTTGAAGCATACCTGAGGGGGTGACAAGGCGTGGACATGGATCTCCAATTGGGGGCGCGACCCCAGACCAATAGGAGATCCGAAAATGTCCACAAGCCTACTGTACCATGTCTTTGGGATTTGCGAGTACCGGCATATGCGCACCCGGTTTCAGGGCGGGGCGACGATTTTCGAAGTGGAACCGGACTTGACCCGGTTGCGTTGCCCCCGTTGCCGATCCAGACGTGTCACCCGGAAAGGGTAGGTGGTGCGGCGGTTTCGGATGGAACCTGTTGGGATCAGGCCAAGCTTTCTGGAGGTTCCTGTTCAAAGAGTAGCCTGTACCGTTTGCAGGACGGTTCGGCAGGTGAAGTTGCCCTTTGCCGATGACCGGAGGAGCCATACCCGGCGATTCGAGCGTTACGCCCTGGAACTGTCCCGGGTGATGACCATTGGCGACGTGCCGGCGCATCTTGGGATCTGCTGGGATGCGGTCAAGGAGATCGTGAAGCGGGATTTGACCCGGCGTTTCGCCAAACCGAG
Above is a window of Magnetococcales bacterium DNA encoding:
- the flgG gene encoding flagellar basal-body rod protein FlgG; this translates as MIRGMFSAASGMQATTKKMDVISNNLSNSATTGFKASRAEFKDIFSAIVRAPGVQNADGTVSPVGIQIGHGVMLSSVAHDFAQGSPIQASTDPKDVTVMISGQGFFKIQLPDGQTGYTRDGTFHLDKTGQIVTADGYPVVGPTSIPSNASVVSINQNGTVSYTDPSAPPQNAIVPAGHFVLARFPNPQGLFAVGNNMFKESDASGTAISDNPDNDGMGFLRQHYQEASNVDLVGEMVDMIITQRSYEIGSKAISTADEMLSVVKDLKR
- a CDS encoding NAD-dependent deacetylase, with the protein product MDESIRTAAAAIRKADALLITAGAGMGVDSGLPDFRGDAGFWKAYPLLAEQNISFERMANPAWFRRNPRLAWAFYGHRLALYRKTEPHAGFATLLEMVRRKPSGWFVLTSNVDGQFQRAGFPDQQIEECHGSIHSLQCTRPCDKAIWGADDIEIAVEESTFLAKEPLPTCPRCGAMARPNILMFNDSSWLAQRTNQQKERLWEWLNRLQREGRSLMVIEIGAGTAVATIRRRSEDYADRFHGDLVRINPRDFHAFQKRFISLPYGAADGISSIAALIGTS
- a CDS encoding helix-turn-helix transcriptional regulator, whose protein sequence is MAISSPIGKRLRQARTRMGLSQKELGIRAGFDEFSASPRMNQYERGKHAPDFETAAKLAAVLGVPTPFFYAEDDGMAELILRLGQLSPNHRNLLIDQLKGQLDP